The stretch of DNA TCAGTGCTTACTCCTTTGTTTATCAAGTTGTTAAGCTTGGTTAAGTGCTTTGTCTTTGTTTAATTTGCTTTAGCCACTGTGTTGGAGTGTGTTCTCATTAGTGGATGGTAGTCATTGTTTATCATGGTCAGTGCTTAATGACTTGTTTATCAGTGGGCATTGTTAATTTGTCTGTTGTATGGTAAGGAACCTATGAGTGCTTAGTGACTTGTTAATTTGTCTGTTTAGCAGTGCACATATTAGATACATGAACCTCTTGGTTTGATGGTCTTAGACAATTTTTTATTCTTTTATTGTTTATAATACAGGAAGGCATAAACTGTGGAGTAGTTCAATGGATTGATTTTGAATGGCCAGACTCAATGGAGAAGGCATTGGCCAAGCTATGGGATATGTATGAGGAGACTAAGTCAGCTAGGTCCAATGACAATCTAGAGAGTTCCTTTGCAATTCACAACCTGACAGAAGAGAAGAAGAAACTACAGGGGAACTATGACAGTTTGTATGCTGATGTGAATGCTCTTTTGAATGCCCAGCAGGAGAGGGGTGTGGAGTTAACCAATCAAAAGGAGCAGAAGCAATATCTTGAAGTGAAGATTGCTGAGCTTGAAAATGTAGTTGGCAACTTGACGGCAGAGTTGTcaaagaaagaggagaagaagaaactaTAGGAGAACTATGACAGTTTGTATGCTGATGTGAATTCTCTCTTGGATGCCCAGCAGCAGAGGGGTGTGGAGTTAAACAATTAGAAGGAGAGCAGCAGAGGGGTGTGGAGTTAAACAATTAGAAGGAGTAGAAGGAATATGTTGATGTGAAGATTGTTGAGCTTGAGACTGTAGTGGGGAACTTGAAGGCAGAGCTGTCAAAgacagaggagaagaagaagaagatgttgctAAACTATGAAACTCTGAAGAACCTGACATGTGCTCAAGCCAATGTGATTAGGAACTTGAAGTTCAATCATTTGAAGGAGAAGGAGAGGCTCACAGAAGAGAGGCTTAAACTGCAGTATCACATTTCTGAGCTTCAGAAGTCTGAGGAAAAGATAAAGTTGAAGCTTCAGGGTGTGAAGGCCATCTTAGATGAGTAGGGTGCCTTCTAGTATGATAATCATCTATCAGTTTCTAGATGATAATCTTCTATCCAGTACTTTAGTATGAACTTGTGACACAAGTACTTCAGTGATGAATTTGTGATCTATGGTGTTGGATCCAGCAGTGTTGTAATCTAGATGATAATCATCTATTAAGTACTTTAGTATCTATTTTTGAACCTTTGTCTATGTATTTTGTGAGATCAGGTGTTGGATCCAACCTTGATGAACCTTTATGAATGTGAGTGCACTTTGATTGTCATGTGCTAAGTTAGTAAATTCTGTCATCTAGATTCATGGATTTGACCCTAGGGTTCACCTTGAGCCTCATCTTGTCGACATATCGATGATTTGACCCTAAGGTTCACCTTGAGCCTCATCTTGTCGACATATCGATGATTTGACCCTAGGGTTTACCTTGAGCCTCATCTTGTCGACATATCGANNNNNNNNNNNNNNNNNNNNNNNNNNNNNNNNNNNNNNNNNNNNNNNNNNNNNNNNNNNNNNNNNNNNNNNNNNNNNNNNNNNNNNNNNNNNNNNNNNNNNNNNNNNNNNNNNNNNNNNNNNNNNNNNNNNNNNNNNNNNNNNNNNNNNNNNNNNNNNNNNNNNNNNNNNNNNNNNNNNNNNNNNNNNNNNNNNNNNNNNNNNNNNNNNNNNNNNNNNNNNNNNNNNNNNNNNNNNNNNNNNNNNNNNNNNNNNNNNNNNNNNNNNNNNNNNNNNNNNNNNNNNNNNNNNNNNNNNNNNNNNNNNN from Triticum dicoccoides isolate Atlit2015 ecotype Zavitan chromosome 6A, WEW_v2.0, whole genome shotgun sequence encodes:
- the LOC119318058 gene encoding uncharacterized protein LOC119318058, with the protein product MTGGARFWGRGVTAASSRRLTAWRPLLLLRVGKNRPPTAVLLLPGAMVSWSDETSEDSVLNISSSYDGIIKLPATMHDPNFNGTDADVNVLCEHGEPAERFVAFEGMHTGRRFLGCAKKEGINCGVVQWIDFEWPDSMEKALAKLWDMYEETKSARSNDNLESSFAIHNLTEEKKKLQGNYDSLYADVNALLNAQQERGVELTNQKEQKQYLEVKIAELENVVGNLTAELSKKEEKKKL